A region from the Eptesicus fuscus isolate TK198812 chromosome 1, DD_ASM_mEF_20220401, whole genome shotgun sequence genome encodes:
- the LOC103292202 gene encoding 60S ribosomal protein L32-like: MAALRPLMKPKTVKKAKKFIRHQSIRYVKIKRNWWKPRGTDNRVRRRFKGQILMPNNGYGSNKKTKHMLPSGFQKFLVHNSLECCLMCNKSYCAEIAHNVSPKNHKAIVERAAQLAIRVTNPNARLRSEENE; the protein is encoded by the coding sequence ATGGCTGCCCTCAGACCACTCATGAAACCCAAGACAGTAAAGAAGGCCAAGAAGTTCATCCGGCACCAGTCAATCCGATACGTCAAAATTAAGCGGAACTGGTGGAAACCCAGAGGCACTGACAATAGGGTGCGCAGAAGATTCAAGGGCCAGATCTTGATGCCCAACAATGGCtatgggagcaacaagaaaacaaagcacATGCTGCCCAGTGGCTTTCAGAAGTTTCTGGTCCACAACAGTTTGGAGTGCTGCTTGATGTGCAACAAATCTTACTGTGCTGAGATTGCTCACAACGTCTCCCCAAAGAACCACAAAGCCATTGTGGAAAGAGCAGCCCAGCTGGCCATCAGAGTCACCAATCCCAACGCCAGGCTGCGTagtgaagaaaatgaatag